A single genomic interval of Terriglobus albidus harbors:
- a CDS encoding MmcQ/YjbR family DNA-binding protein, translated as MTPADFRRIALSLPGAEEGSHMGAADFRVGGRIFATLAAEAKGYGNLMLDPETQQPLVEELPEIFLPVPGGWGRNGATHMVLAAASEDQIRGALMTAHRLRVTKNAKTARPAKSVKTATVRELQPVKSKSIKSAKRKA; from the coding sequence ATGACTCCCGCCGACTTTCGCAGGATCGCACTCTCACTTCCCGGCGCCGAAGAGGGCTCACACATGGGCGCTGCCGATTTTCGCGTCGGCGGACGTATTTTTGCGACACTCGCCGCTGAGGCGAAGGGTTACGGCAACCTGATGCTCGACCCGGAGACACAGCAGCCCCTGGTGGAAGAACTGCCCGAGATCTTTTTGCCCGTTCCTGGTGGCTGGGGTCGCAACGGCGCCACCCACATGGTGCTGGCTGCGGCCAGCGAAGATCAGATTCGCGGAGCGCTTATGACAGCGCACCGCCTGCGTGTTACGAAGAATGCAAAGACTGCCAGGCCAGCCAAATCGGTCAAGACTGCCACGGTGAGGGAGTTGCAGCCTGTGAAATCAAAATCGATCAAGAGCGCGAAGCGGAAAGCTTGA